The candidate division WOR-3 bacterium genomic interval AATAGACCTTTTCTTCAAGGGACACAAAACCTTTAAATTCATAATCCTCGGGGTTCAGCATTTTCGAAGCGATTTTTTTCAAACCCGTTAAGGCGTCTCCGTCGCCCACAATAACCAGCTTTATCCCCGGAAAATCTCTTTTCAACTCTTTCAGGGCTTTTAGGGGCAAATCTACTCTTTTATACTTCTTCACCCTTCCGACGTAGACCAATAGGGGAATCGCGCTCTTTTCGCCGCCCGGGTTATAGACAGACCTGTCGATTCCGCAGTGGATAACGTGTATTTTATCTTTCACAAAACCTCTCTTGACGAGATCTTCTTTCGTTGACTCTGAAATCACTTCCATTTCATGGTCTCTGTAAAATTTTAACAGAGGCTTTTCCCACAAATACACATACAAAGCGAGCGGAAAAGGGGCTTCTCGGAATACAGTGGTTCCGAAAAGATGCGGTATCACAGGCAAAACAGGCGACTTCACCCAAAGAGGGGCGTAAAAAGGTATTTTGTTTATATCTTCGACTACAATGTCAAAATGTTCGTGCCTGAGGTTTTTTATGTAGAAATCTCTCGCGTCGAAGTTAAAGGTAGCTCTTTTCCCTGTTCTGATGATATCGATTCCGTCTATA includes:
- a CDS encoding glycosyltransferase family 4 protein encodes the protein MKILLINWCDRKNPLGGGAEVHLEEIFSRISRMGNEVYLLCSNFEGAKREETIDGIDIIRTGKRATFNFDARDFYIKNLRHEHFDIVVEDINKIPFYAPLWVKSPVLPVIPHLFGTTVFREAPFPLALYVYLWEKPLLKFYRDHEMEVISESTKEDLVKRGFVKDKIHVIHCGIDRSVYNPGGEKSAIPLLVYVGRVKKYKRVDLPLKALKELKRDFPGIKLVIVGDGDALTGLKKIASKMLNPEDYEFKGFVSLEEKVYWMRKANIVVNTSEKEGWGLTGVEANACGTAVVASDSPGIKDSIIDGISGILVRHGDLDDLTKAVSNLLKDVEQRKKIETGAIERVKDLTWENAAEKTYQLMERILK